A portion of the Pedobacter cryoconitis genome contains these proteins:
- the dcm gene encoding DNA (cytosine-5-)-methyltransferase → MEEKIVIKSKNKKIVKPTYPDDQDLALLTHYHSTNEPIYGEAVSVAEKFVNSVHEPGVENLYNAVQTKMFDNTNVPFPGPEKGKELFTFIDLFAGIGGFRMALQNLGGQCVFTSEWDKYSRQTYFANYGEYPFGDITKDHVKQYIPQKFDVICGGFPCQPFSIAGVSKKISLGRLHGFADEKQGNLFFHIADIIEKHRPKAFFLENVKNLVSHDKKQTFKVIKETLEALNYSFDHKVIDGKHFVPQHRERTLMVGFDKSVYGDDVKFDFSKVEIPTEPQMLKTILQSDVDPKYTLSDKLWNYLQEYAKKHKEKGNGFGFGLANPESISRTISARYYKDGAEILIAQSGKNPRRLIPHEAAALQGYPIYPINTNDKTKSLKITVSDNQAYRQFGNSVVMPLIQAIGKQLTKQL, encoded by the coding sequence ATGGAAGAGAAAATAGTTATTAAGAGTAAAAATAAGAAAATTGTAAAACCTACATATCCTGATGATCAGGATTTGGCCCTTTTAACCCATTATCATTCTACAAATGAGCCAATTTACGGTGAAGCTGTTTCTGTAGCAGAAAAATTTGTTAATTCAGTGCACGAACCGGGAGTAGAGAACTTATATAATGCAGTACAAACAAAGATGTTCGATAATACGAATGTGCCGTTCCCTGGTCCTGAGAAAGGAAAAGAGTTATTCACATTTATAGATTTATTTGCAGGGATTGGTGGTTTTAGGATGGCACTTCAAAATCTTGGAGGACAATGTGTTTTTACTTCTGAATGGGATAAATATTCGAGGCAAACATATTTTGCAAATTATGGCGAATATCCATTTGGTGATATTACTAAGGATCATGTAAAGCAATATATACCGCAGAAATTTGATGTTATTTGTGGAGGTTTTCCTTGTCAGCCCTTTTCAATTGCGGGGGTTTCAAAAAAAATAAGCCTTGGAAGACTACATGGTTTCGCAGACGAAAAACAAGGGAATTTATTTTTTCACATTGCTGACATTATAGAAAAGCACAGGCCAAAGGCATTTTTTCTTGAAAACGTTAAAAATCTTGTATCACATGATAAAAAACAAACTTTTAAAGTTATTAAAGAAACTTTAGAAGCTCTAAACTACTCCTTTGATCATAAAGTTATTGATGGTAAGCATTTTGTTCCTCAGCATAGAGAAAGAACTTTAATGGTTGGTTTCGATAAAAGTGTTTATGGCGATGATGTGAAATTTGACTTTAGTAAAGTCGAAATCCCTACAGAACCTCAAATGTTAAAGACCATTCTACAGTCTGATGTCGATCCAAAGTATACCTTAAGTGATAAGTTATGGAATTACCTTCAAGAATATGCAAAGAAGCATAAAGAAAAAGGTAATGGATTTGGATTCGGATTAGCCAATCCTGAAAGTATTAGTCGTACTATAAGTGCCCGATATTATAAAGATGGAGCAGAAATTTTAATTGCCCAGTCGGGTAAAAACCCTAGAAGATTAATTCCTCATGAAGCAGCTGCATTACAAGGCTATCCTATTTATCCGATAAACACCAATGACAAAACTAAAAGTTTGAAAATTACGGTTTCAGACAATCAGGCTTATAGGCAATTTGGCAATTCAGTAGTAATGCCATTAATTCAGGCTATTGGAAAGCAACTTACTAAGCAGTTATAA
- a CDS encoding very short patch repair endonuclease encodes MADVHSKEIRSYNMSKIRSKDTKPELYVRKFLHSQGFRYRLHVKDLPGKPDIVLPKYKTVIFINGCFWHGHEGCRYYVIPKTRTEWWLNKINRNIKNDAESILLLKESGWNIIVIWECELKKNTVDFVFSSLIATLRSH; translated from the coding sequence ATGGCAGATGTACATTCTAAAGAAATCCGCTCATATAATATGAGTAAAATACGTAGCAAGGACACCAAACCTGAGCTATATGTACGTAAGTTCCTTCATAGTCAAGGCTTTAGATATAGATTGCATGTTAAAGATTTACCTGGTAAACCTGATATCGTTCTGCCAAAATATAAAACAGTAATATTTATCAATGGATGTTTCTGGCATGGCCATGAAGGATGTCGGTATTATGTAATACCTAAAACGCGGACTGAATGGTGGTTGAACAAAATTAATAGAAATATTAAAAATGATGCTGAATCTATTCTGCTATTGAAAGAATCTGGATGGAACATTATTGTAATTTGGGAATGCGAACTAAAAAAGAATACTGTTGATTTTGTATTTAGCTCATTAATAGCAACATTAAGAAGTCATTAA
- a CDS encoding IS110 family transposase, translated as MVNPKQINHFSKMMLNVTKTDNLDAKLIALYGEKMRPPIYKLPSLTIQKLRQKPMLFRQFKKQLCMLLNVQESFLALPKVDDKVNKTLNLDKKK; from the coding sequence ATGGTTAATCCTAAACAGATCAATCATTTTTCGAAAATGATGCTAAATGTTACAAAAACAGATAACCTGGATGCTAAGTTAATTGCCCTTTATGGAGAAAAAATGAGGCCTCCTATTTATAAATTACCGAGTTTAACAATACAAAAACTACGTCAAAAGCCTATGTTATTTCGACAGTTCAAAAAGCAGTTATGCATGCTCCTAAATGTTCAGGAATCATTTTTAGCCTTGCCAAAAGTTGATGATAAAGTAAATAAAACACTAAATCTTGATAAGAAGAAATAA